From a region of the Pongo abelii isolate AG06213 chromosome 9, NHGRI_mPonAbe1-v2.0_pri, whole genome shotgun sequence genome:
- the LOC100442214 gene encoding olfactory receptor 4X2 produces the protein MTEFIFLGLSPKQEVQRVCFVIFLFLYTAIVLGNFLIVLTVMTSRSLGSPMYLFLSYLSFMEICYSSTTSPKLISDLLAERKAISWWGCMAQLFFLHFLGGTEIFLLTVMAYDHYVAICKPLSYTTIMNWQVCAVLVGIAWVGGFMHSFAQILLIFNLPFCGPNVINHYFCDPVPLLKLACSDTFLIGLLIVANGGTLSVISFGVLLASYMVILLHLRTWSSEGWRKALSTCGSHVTVVILFFGPSIFIYLRPSTTLPIDKMVAVFYTMITPILNPVIYSLRNAEMKKAMKRLWIRTLRLNEK, from the coding sequence ATGACTGAATTCATTTTTCTGGGACTTTCTCCCAAGCAGGAGGTGCAGAGGGTTTGCTTTGTGATATTTCTGTTCTTGTACACAGCAATTGTGCTGGGGAATTTCCTCATTGTGCTCACTGTCATGACCAGCAGAAGCCTTGGTTCACCCATGTACTTATTCCTCAGCTACCTATCCTTCATGGAGATCTGCTACTCCTCCACTACATCCCCCAAACTCATCTCAGATCTGCTGGCTGAAAGGAAAGCCATATCTTGGTGGGGTTGCATGGCACAGCTTTTCTTCTTGCACTTCTTAGGTGGCACTGAGATTTTCCTGCTCACTGTGATGGCCTATGACCACtatgtggccatctgcaagccccTCAGCTACACCACCATCATGAACTGGCAGGTGTGTGCTGTCCTTGTAGGAATAGCATGGGTGGGAGGCTTCATGCATTCCTTTGCACAAATCCTTCTCATCTTCAACTTGCCCTTCTGTGGCCCCAATGTGATCAACCACTATTTCTGTGACCCAGTTCCCCTTCTCAAACTTGCCTGCTCTGACACCTTCCTCATTGGTCTGCTGATTGTTGCCAATGGAGGGACCCTGTCTGTGATCAGTTTTGGGGTCCTCTTAGCATCCTATATGGTCATTTTGCTCCATCTGAGAACCTGGAGCTCTGAAGGGTGGCGCAAAGCCCTCTCCACCTGTGGGTCCCATGTTACTGTGGTTATCTTGTTCTTTGGGCCCTCCATCTTCATCTATCTGAGGCCTTCTACCACTCTGCCCATAGACAAGATGGTGGCTGTGTTCTACACCATGATAACCCCGATCCTGAACCCTGTCATCTACTCTCTGAGAAATGCTGAAATGAAGAAGGCGATGAAGAGGCTGTGGATTAGGACACTGAGACTAAATGAGAAATAG